One Stigmatopora argus isolate UIUO_Sarg chromosome 19, RoL_Sarg_1.0, whole genome shotgun sequence genomic window, agaaaattagatgagatgagatcattttAGCTGGTCTTTTATTTCGTATATCAATATACATATGAATTTGTTTGATTTAATAAAGTTCAATGAAGTTCAGTgcttgcattattattatttatccacTTACTGCAAATGAATATTGGCTCCAAATATCGCATATGTGCCTCCTCTAACTACCAATAATCAGTATCAGTCCTTAAAAAACCCATATTAGTTGATCTCTACTACGAGTAAGTCATTGTTGCCAAACAGAAACACAGTCCAAACCAGTCCTTTCTAAGTTCTAAATAAAGCATTAATATATAAACACCTATGTGTTTAGTACTTTTACCTACTCGCTATTGAGTGGCAAGTAATAAGTTTTGGATTTTCGAGATGAAGTTTTGAGGGTTGATATAGGCACAGCATTTATTTTTCACATCTTGGTATGTTGATGCAGTCTTTTACACGCTTTAACTAgacatcgttttttttcttttcttttaaaaggaAACTCAAGACACGCTTATTTGTTTaggcttttgttttgttatacTACTATGCAAAAATGCAGTTTGGCATAACTGCAACGAAAGGGAATTAGGGCTGACAACAGTAATTAAGGGCGGCAGGATTTAGCAAAGTGCTAGTTGGGTCAGTATGCTATGCACTGTagtttgtgatttaaaaaaataacaatgaattCTACAGATGGCATGGGGCTGAAGGCATCTTGCTTGGAGCCATGTGTCTTGAGCTGTTTTTGGGGTTGTGAGGTCAGTGTCCTGCAGCGAGCATTGCAGACCCACCATTCTGGCCCCAGGTTTTCCACCCCGCGTCATTTCCGAGAGGCACTGCACCGGTCTTATCAGCACTTAGAGACTTTCTTGTATCCTTTTATAGATGCGATTTTGCACCATAAACAACTTACATGAAGTGGTCATATTTCTAGTTCTTGTTTTGTCTATTCTGATGAGTGGCCCTTTAATACCAAGGATTAAGCCTCATTTGCACCCCCAAAGAAATGTGCCCCTCTGCCATAAACACTGGCCTGCAGCCAATATATcctgaaatgtaatttttcatcATAGAATTCCTGATCGAGAATCACAAACCATTAAAATTGAGGAAACTTTAATGGAGCTGTCTTTTGTTTAccctttttcaattatttctgtACAAGATCTGTTTGGCTCTTTGACACATTTATTATTAAGAATTGGCAGTGATGACAGAGAAGAATTTTTCACTCATATTCCAGCTGATCAAGGAATCAACGATTTCGGCCCAATGCCCAGACAGCGCTATCCTCTGGTGGCAGTGTTAACCTTAGcggaaaaaaaagccagagACTCATACAATATTGTGAGTTGCCAGAATATATCACCATCAGTTTTCAGCAATAATAAGGATGTAAACCTCATCTCGGGGGAAACCCAATTCTGGAATCTTTCAGGTTGCCAAAGTCACTGTAATTCACGTACCAGATCATCAACACAATCTTTCTGCAAGGATCCTCTTCCAGTACCTTCTCACTTCACAAGGGAACGTGTACGAGTTAAAGGTATGTTATGTTGTCAATTTGGCAAGTTGTTCCTTCTCTTTAATTTGCACCAGTTATTGAAATGCACTGGTAAGcatcttttattttaatattatctTTAAACATTTCCAAGATTAATCAAATTGAGATTATTGTTTGCTGAACAGACTTCAGCACCccttgacccttgtgaggataagcagttcagaaaaatgaatgaatgtttgaacCCTCCTGCAGGCTCTCTTCATGTCAGCAAACAGCAGCTGTCAATCTGGTCATCCTGATGCTGACCTGATTACAAATCCCAGTGGGCCAGAGCGTGAAGAGGAAGCTAAGGAAGAACCAACATCACTGGTAGAGGATGATGGCGAGCAAGACGATGAAGACTGGTCAGAGGGGCGGGGCAGAGACTGTGTGGTGTGTCAGAATGCAGCAATCAACAGGGTGTTGCTTCCCTGCAGACATGCTTGTGTGTGTAACAGCTGTGCATTTCATTTCCAACAATGCCCCATTTGTAGGGCTTTCATCCAAGAGTCCTTTACTCTTACTCTTCCTCCAGCTGCATCCCAACAATGAACTATATGTACAACCCCTGGCAGAAATTATGTAAATATCAGTCTTAGCAGAGGTTCAACTAGTTGTTTTATGATGGATAGTAATGTCAATAATACACAACAAGTCAATTTCAACGTCAACTTTCTGCCTTTAAGAAACacagtgtttaaaaaatggGACACCTCAATGATGGGGTATACAAGTTCAAATGATCTACAACCGCCCCCAAATGTATCATGCAACAAATAGAAGCCCAAATATGTAAATGTTTGAACATTAGAGTATTATTTTTATCTggaactgtaatatttaaaacaaaatgtaacagctttgaaatgttttattgcCTCAAATTTAAACGAGATGAGTGGTTTTATGAAATGCTTCAAATTACTCACTTTTTGACAAGGCAAAATGAGTTTACTGTCAAAGGCCAAGATTAAATTCACAGCTAGATCAACAATTATCACAAGTGTATGCAGCACTGACGCAATGTGTGAAAGAACAGATGAAAGATTAAAGAATGTGATCATTTACACTGCACCAATAAcagaaatacagtcatacctctacttacgaatgcctctaggtaagaaattttcaggttctgaattttttatatgcaaatgagtggctcgagatacgaaaaagatccaagttacggaaTCCCCCAAAGGTAAATGCATTTGAAAAACACACATAGGGAacaggtaaaagtctaaaatgtagtacagtggtacctctacatacgagcagctctacccacgagatgctcgagatacaaggaaaatttctagcaaataattcgctctagatacgagaaaaatttagacatgcgagaaagccaggtggccatgacatgagaggctgtttatcattgtagcgcactgtctttttttgctgcatctctttcgtgtataacagatatctacgagcactgaacgatttattcacacgagtttctcctacacatggaccagaatacgcacaacgcccatgcgcgggcaaaaagagggctttctgggtaattaagtacactcgtgcacacaacaccgatagccaatggcaccctgtCTCAGAatataacttcattacccacaatcagtacgtgggtaggctgagctgttgcatttcctgttattcatttcttagccagttagctcccgcgatcactcattcaagactacttctcgttggcaagtggtcgtgcgttatcctattgtgaggacatttgtgtgcatcattttcggaatattttgacgggaatacaacagcaaacagcccatcgatagcgaacgtgagggtggaggggggtggcaaacagctaacccggccagaacgaaggtaaaaaaaattcaaactaaattagaattctgttttgtgtaaagttacattaaacgtatgtttgagtgtctgtatatattaatccaagttaattcaaatttgtttgtcCGGTTACCAGTGCGCTGCCGCCCTCTCTGTGCGATTCTCTCTCCCCTtcgcgaaatccgtataattttagtactattaaacacattttagtagtattaaaacactagttatgtgttactttgttaatagatggtgaattagaagaaataaaacatttttccaatccaatatcctgtttttggtgttttttcagaggattggaacgaattaatttgattttagttcatttcaatgggaaatgttcgctcgagttacgagaagatcgacatacgagctcagtcccggaacaaattaagatcgtatgtagaggtaccactgtacaaagtggacggctttaggccctggtagaacgggctcttgccgttatctggcggacaaacacgggtattacgtctGCCATAATAACAGCcgtggagggaactatttcagcagtgcagggcacattttcttatgctttatttattttaagacaataaaTCACTTCCttctaattttctctcatttttgtgtgtttcctcacaactttcatacaaaattgggacactgaccaattttaaagggtttagttggcagttgtcTGAGGACCGtgaaacgaattagagaatttacatataaagtacacctctacttacaaaattttcaagttccgaaaaaagttctagaaccaattaatttcgtaagtcgaggtacgactgtatgcTTATGACAACTGTACGCAGCACAAACAAATAGATAGGAAAAGTGATATaatttgcacacacacaaaaaaagaataaacagtATGTACTAACAACAGAGGATATATGCTCATGACAAGTGTAGGAAAAGTGAAGTCgtgcaaaagaacagtttaaACAGTGTAAGAATTTTAACAGCTCTTAGTGCTTATGGCAACTGTATGCACCACAGTCGTGACTGTAAAATCTGAAGGAATGTGCAAAGAGATGCTGAAATATGGTGCAGATATTTATAGCACTTCTTGCGAGTATCCCAAATTGACATTTGTATTACTAGTGTCTACCCAATGCtcatttgaaatgtttcattAGTGATGTGACTGGACATTCAGCTTTAATAGGAAATCAAGGGCCAACTAAACAATACTATACAGTCAAAACACTGGAAGTAGAGTAGTCACCACACATcaatcaaaaagaaaatattgatttGCACAATTTTACCAGTTTATATGTTGCAAAGAAAATCCTGAAAGACAATTAATTCTTCAGTTTTgacaattaactcattggctgccaatgaccgCCTACTGAAGCATGAGCATTTAATTCtagtttaaaatatttgaatgtcTATCATCATTGGGAGGGAACACTCCAAGGTTTAATGCtagtacaaaatattttttttgtcagaaatatatttgtttcgcaaaataaatgtattttgatataGGCCgcagaaaatatatttacattttcagcatagaaatcaataattgaaaattattgcaatatatttctaaatccagtttttaatattttacaaaTATTCAAAAGAAAATTGGTGTGTAACTCGCTAAATTTATCACATTTGGTTGCCTTTATAATTGAGTTCTGACATTGAGGGGGTGTACCGTCTAGAACTTGCTCTATGGTGCAAAATGCATCGGTACGCCACTTTAaggaattaaaatatatttcaataattggGTGAAAATTATATTGGCGCTTAGTGTGAgaaatttttaatatttcaatggggaaaaatagatttaagccccaaaattaaattttgatgACCCCTGGGACTGCAACGCCAAAGTTCCCATccaaaatcaagaagaaaattgcGTTTTTTGGGTTCCTGGTTGTAGATTTAtaggaaaaaatagaaaactatgGGGAACATTACGAAGGAGCATTGGATGATACGACACGAATCTCCCCACCGCTTCGTTCTTCTTCGAcaagcacacaagcagcccagcaagcaccggTAGCTCCTCtatctgaccggggagagatctcacgctcccataacaatgatggaatgctcggtctggagtgttgcctcttctcccggcactatcgtccaGCAGAGGCACGGCTGAatggctccaaagacgtctaggactagcacaaagaaacctaGCCACGTGACGGGTGGGGCCGAGTCTTCCTgggaaatcattaagaaataccaaaatgcaatcaaaaaagacagaaaagcagcaaaaacgcaAAACGAACAAGAACGGACGGAgataccgctaccggctgccatttgaacggcgccatcttggttgcagtagcaaaaacggatacagacacaagaaaaagacctTGTAGAGTTgtataaaactggaaccacacacaggaagtcttccacaacatggggaacttctgcagactgtgaccgaggttgaaaatatgcagtcactcttccaagcttatccgcacagtccctcagtaatttggagctgaagaatcaacagtagaaGAGtacaacccctcgactccgtttccggcctggtaagcgccgacagctcttccatcttatcggggagggatctcactttccccataataatagatggaatagttggtctgaagcgtcgcttcttctcccggcacttttgtccagctccggatttccagtggcattgaggtgttgctccttctgctgcgtattgttcacgtgtctatgacagcgtaggcattgctgaatggttccaaaaaagaagtagcagaaagaagccaggcaaacagaacaaagaatgttgtaaaaacattaaactaaaaagtataaagtacaaagtaaagtaaaaacgaacatgttaagaaatattaaaatgtaataaaaaagataaaggctgtaaaacacgaaaaacaaataagtggagagctactgccactgggaGTTGCAATTTTAGATAGTGTCTTCTCCAAGAATAAGAACAAAGCAATCCGATTTTTAAACCAACAGGTGCTCTATTAAAACATATAtcagaataattaaaaaaacttttttttgttgcaccaGTTTTGATTTTGATACATCTTGAACTTGAGGTCTCACAGGTATGATTTGAATGATTAACAGTGCTCTTCATCCCTCTGGCTCCAGCTTTCTCTGGTTGGAACCTTGTATTGGTCCATTTTAATAAACTTCCACACTAGATTTCAAATTGTTCCAGGCTAGTAGCCTAGCAGGCCATGAAACATTCATGTCTTTCAAATCCAAGTGTCATTTATGATGAGACAcgagatgtttttttccacataaacTGACTCGTTTTCTTTTGTTGTGTTATTTGAAATGTTTGCATCTTAACATTCAAAAGAAGTTGcatgtttaccgtatttttcgtaCTATAAGTCTCACCGGCCAAATAATGCAGaattaagaggaaaaaatatataagttgcaCGTTTGGGAGGGCTTTTTTCCATtagatcagaaaccaagaacaa contains:
- the cgrrf1 gene encoding cell growth regulator with RING finger domain protein 1 isoform X3 → MVLVTNPFALEIDSGIASVADGMGLKASCLEPCVLSCFWGCEVSVLQRALQTHHSGPRFSTPRHFREALHRSYQHLETFLIGSDDREEFFTHIPADQGINDFGPMPRQRYPLVAVLTLAEKKARDSYNIVAKVTVIHVPDHQHNLSARILFQYLLTSQGNVYELKALFMSANSSCQSGHPDADLITNPSGPEREEEAKEEPTSLVEDDGEQDDEDWSEGRGRDCVVCQNAAINRVLLPCRHACVCNSCAFHFQQCPICRAFIQESFTLTLPPAASQQ
- the cgrrf1 gene encoding cell growth regulator with RING finger domain protein 1 isoform X2; protein product: MHPILNMVGKKLKASIEGVARKRVGFDFPVILRSSDDTESSLSTPEKQMVLVTNPFALEIDSGIASVADGMGLKASCLEPCVLSCFWGCEVSVLQRALQTHHSGPRFSTPRHFREALHRSYQHLETFLIGSDDREEFFTHIPADQGINDFGPMPRQRYPLVAVLTLAEKKARDSYNIVAKVTVIHVPDHQHNLSARILFQYLLTSQGNVYELKALFMSANSSCQSGHPDADLITNPSGPEREEEAKEEPTSLVEDDGEQDDEDWSEGRGRDCVVCQNAAINRVLLPCRHACVCNSCAFHFQQCPICRAFIQESFTLTLPPAASQQ
- the cgrrf1 gene encoding cell growth regulator with RING finger domain protein 1 isoform X1; amino-acid sequence: MAGGFLVIMYEYSPLFYICVVSLCFVITAARVLGWVGFDFPVILRSSDDTESSLSTPEKQMVLVTNPFALEIDSGIASVADGMGLKASCLEPCVLSCFWGCEVSVLQRALQTHHSGPRFSTPRHFREALHRSYQHLETFLIGSDDREEFFTHIPADQGINDFGPMPRQRYPLVAVLTLAEKKARDSYNIVAKVTVIHVPDHQHNLSARILFQYLLTSQGNVYELKALFMSANSSCQSGHPDADLITNPSGPEREEEAKEEPTSLVEDDGEQDDEDWSEGRGRDCVVCQNAAINRVLLPCRHACVCNSCAFHFQQCPICRAFIQESFTLTLPPAASQQ
- the cgrrf1 gene encoding cell growth regulator with RING finger domain protein 1 isoform X4, which codes for MAGGFLVIMYEYSPLFYICVVSLCFVITAARVLGWVGFDFPVILRSSDDTESSLSTPEKQMVLVTNPFALEIDSGIASVAADQGINDFGPMPRQRYPLVAVLTLAEKKARDSYNIVAKVTVIHVPDHQHNLSARILFQYLLTSQGNVYELKALFMSANSSCQSGHPDADLITNPSGPEREEEAKEEPTSLVEDDGEQDDEDWSEGRGRDCVVCQNAAINRVLLPCRHACVCNSCAFHFQQCPICRAFIQESFTLTLPPAASQQ